In Musa acuminata AAA Group cultivar baxijiao chromosome BXJ2-8, Cavendish_Baxijiao_AAA, whole genome shotgun sequence, one genomic interval encodes:
- the LOC135619527 gene encoding L-type lectin-domain containing receptor kinase IX.1-like, with protein MMPHRARALCLLFCFSTMIACTSSLSFNFSGFNQDTMSKMTVQGNVLINDTTILLTKDGANMASVGRVLYNEALLLWDAKTGELTDFTTQFAFLIHSHEDNYADGLAFFLTANYSSSGTPVYSEGGYLGLFCNSTIINSTINAVAVEFDTFSNEWDPKREHLGIDVNSIKSSATVLWNASVKVGRPANARVSYNASTYNLSLFLTYERTNLLPSSNYSLHYIVDLRKVLPEKVAVGFSAAIGNFTETHSILSWSFSSSLQPKKKKLTAGLLAGLVVVGVVVLMLVSMVLLWLYKKMENHSGTETDAEDMDYDETIDHEFETEKGPKRFPYRELAAATQDFSEERKLGEGGSGLVYKGYLNQPKLDVAIKRISKGSKQGRKEYISEVKAISRLRHRNLVQLIGWCHNRGEFLLVYEFMPNGSLDAYLYSTKKHLEWSVRYKIVLGLASALCYLHEEWEQCVVHRDIKTNNIMLDSALNAKLGDFGLARLVDHDSNLQTTDLAGTRGYMSPEYFYTGKASKESDVYGFGIVALEIACGRRTIEPMEHPNKVRLAEWVWELYGRQTILKAADEKLKGHFDEKQMESLMVVGLWCAHPDYNLRPSIKQAISALNSETPLPVLPASRPVLTYRVLSMDDASITTVYSVNDSPSDRCTHFCERSSSPTGLSK; from the coding sequence ATGATGCCGCACAGAGCGAGGGCTTTATGCCTTTTGTTCTGCTTCTCCACCATGATTGCCTGTACGAGCTCTCTGTCCTTCAACTTCTCCGGTTTCAATCAAGACACAATGTCGAAGATGACCGTTCAAGGCAACGTACTCATCAACGACACCACAATACTACTCACCAAGGATGGAGCCAACATGGCTAGCGTCGGCAGAGTACTGTACAATGAAGCGCTGCTCCTGTGGGATGCCAAGACGGGAGAACTGACTGATTTCACCACCCAATTCGCCTTCCTCATCCACTCCCACGAGGATAACTATGCCGATGGCCTCGCGTTCTTCCTCACGGCCAATTATTCTTCTTCCGGTACGCCTGTCTATTCCGAAGGTGGCTACCTCGGCCTCTTCTGCAATAGCACCATCATAAATTCCACAATTAACGCCGTGGCCGTGGAGTTCGATACCTTCTCCAATGAATGGGATCCCAAACGCGAACATCTCGGCATCGACGTCAATTCGATCAAATCCTCTGCGACCGTGTTGTGGAACGCGAGTGTCAAAGTGGGCAGGCCGGCAAATGCACGGGTGAGTTACAACGCTAGCACCTATAACTTGAGTCTCTTCCTGACCTACGAGAGAACAAATCTGTTACCCAGCAGTAACTACAGCCTACACTATATTGTGGATCTGCGAAAAGTCCTGCCGGAGAAGGTAGCAGTAGGCTTCTCGGCGGCCATAGGCAACTTCACCGAGACGCACAGCATTCTCTCGTGGTCTTTTAGCTCGAGTCTacagccaaagaagaagaaactgaCGGCTGGACTTCTTGCCGGTTTGGTTGTCGTCGGAGTGGTCGTCTTGATGCTTGTGTCGATGGTCTTGCTGTGGTTGTATAAGAAGATGGAGAACCATAGTGGGACAGAAACAGATGCAGAGGACATGGACTATGATGAGACTATCGATCATGAGTTCGAAACCGAGAAAGGGCCAAAGAGGTTTCCTTACAGAGAGCTGGCCGCTGCAACACAGGACTTCTCCGAAGAGAGAAAGTTAGGGGAAGGAGGATCTGGGTTGGTCTACAAAGGTTACTTGAACCAACCGAAGCTTGATGTAGCCATCAAAAGGATCTCCAAGGGATCGAAACAGGGAAGAAAGGAGTACATCTCCGAGGTCAAGGCCATCAGCCGGCTGAGGCATCGGAACCTTGTGCAGCTGATCGGCTGGTGCCACAACCGCGGCGAGTTCTTGCTCGTCTATGAGTTCATGCCCAATGGAAGCCTCGACGCCTACCTCTACAGTACCAAGAAGCACCTCGAGTGGTCGGTGAGGTACAAGATTGTGTTGGGGTTGGCTTCCGCACTGTGTTACCTCCACGAGGAGTGGGAGCAGTGCGTGGTGCACCGCGACATCAAGACCAACAACATCATGTTGGATTCGGCATTGAATGCCAAGCTGGGAGATTTCGGCCTCGCCAGGCTAGTGGACCATGACAGTAACCTGCAGACGACGGATTTAGCAGGGACCAGGGGGTACATGTCTCCTGAATACTTCTACACCGGCAAGGCCAGCAAAGAGTCGGATGTCTACGGCTTCGGAATCGTGGCGTTGGAGATCGCGTGCGGGAGAAGGACGATCGAGCCAATGGAGCACCCGAACAAGGTGAGGCTAGCCGAGTGGGTGTGGGAGCTCTACGGAAGGCAAACCATCCTGAAAGCGGCGGACGAGAAGCTAAAAGGCCACTTCGACGAGAAGCAGATGGAGAGCTTGATGGTAGTCGGATTGTGGTGTGCTCATCCGGACTACAATCTGCGGCCATCGATCAAGCAGGCGATCAGCGCACTGAATTCGGAGACACCATTGCCTGTGCTTCCTGCAAGCCGGCCGGTGCTGACGTACAGAGTGCTTTCCATGGACGACGCGTCGATTACTACGGTATACAGTGTCAATGATTCACCTTCCGACCGTTGTACACATTTCTGCGAGCGAAGCTCGTCTCCAACTGGACTTTCGAAGTGA
- the LOC135620393 gene encoding pterocarpan synthase 1-like — protein MASSPSFTLLLLFLFATVAIGSSSREHKEKMTHLHFYFYDYYGGSNATTITVVSPPGNNTFGSIGVGENILRVGRESSSKLIGKAQELTVQASLESPAYLSALNFVFTAGKYNGSSFSILGRAVLTEPRMERGIVGGTGKFRMARGYTISRLIRSTGTTQMELVFEYDAYIYHY, from the coding sequence ATGGCCTCATCTCCATCCTtcactctcctcctcctctttctcttcgcCACTGTTGCCATTGGGAGCAGCAGCCGTGAACACAAAGAGAAGATGACGCACCTCCACTTCTACTTTTACGACTACTACGGTGGCTCGAACGCGACCACCATCACCGTCGTCAGCCCTCCCGGCAACAACACCTTCGGGAGCATCGGGGTGGGCGAAAACATTCTCAGGGTAGGGCGTGAGTCGAGCTCCAAGCTCATCGGGAAAGCGCAGGAGCTCACCGTGCAGGCATCCTTGGAGAGTCCGGCCTACCTCTCGGCGCTAAATTTCGTGTTCACCGCCGGAAAGTACAACGGGAGCAGCTTCTCCATCTTGGGCAGGGCGGTGCTGACGGAGCCTAGGATGGAGCGGGGCATCGTTGGGGGCACCGGCAAGTTCCGGATGGCCCGAGGCTACACCATCAGCAGGCTCATCAGGTCGACTGGAACTACTCAGATGGAGCTTGTTTTTGAGTACGACGCCTACATCTATCACTACTGA
- the LOC135618221 gene encoding L-type lectin-domain containing receptor kinase IX.1-like has product MMPHRARTLCLLFCFSTVIACTSSLSFNFSSFNQDTNSKMTFQGNAVIDNTTIQLTKDGANVAGVGRVLYNEALLLWDAKTGELTDFTTQFAFLIHSHEYNYADGLAFFLTANYSSFGGTPVYSEGGYLGLFCNSTIINSTINAVAVEFDTFSNKWDPRREHLGIDVNSINSSATVLWNGSVNEGRPANARVSYNASTYNLSLFLTYERTNLLPSSNYSLHYIVDLRKVLPEKVAVGFSATTGNFTETHSILSWSFSSNLQPKKKKLTAGLVASLVVVGVVVLMLVSMVLLWLYKKMENHSGSETDAEDMDYDETIDHEFETERGPKRFPYRELAAATRDFSEERKLGEGGSGLVYKGYLNQPKLDVAIKRISKGSKQGRKEYISEVKAISRLRHRNLVQLIGWCHNRGEFLLVYEFMPNGSLDAYLYSTKKHLEWSVRHKIVLGLASALCYLHEEWEQCVVHRDIKTNNIMLDSALNAKLGDFGLARLVDHDSNLQTTDLAGTRGYMSPEYFYTGKASKESDVYGFGIVALEIACGRRTIEPMEHPNKVRLAEWVWELYGWQTILKAADEKLKGDFDEKQMESLMVVGLWCAHPDFNLRPSIKQAISALNSETPLPVLPASRPVLTYSVLSMDDASIATVYSVNDSPSDRCTHSCERSSSPTGLSK; this is encoded by the coding sequence ATGATGCCGCACAGAGCGAGGACTTTATGCCTTTTGTTCTGCTTCTCCACCGTGATCGCCTGCACGAGCTCTCTGTCCTTCAACTTCTCCAGTTTCAATCAAGACACAAATTCGAAGATGACCTTTCAAGGCAACGCAGTAATCGACAACACCACCATACAACTCACCAAGGATGGAGCCAACGTGGCTGGCGTCGGCAGAGTACTGTACAATGAAGCGCTGCTCCTGTGGGATGCCAAGACGGGAGAACTGACCGATTTCACCACCCAATTCGCCTTCCTCATCCACTCCCACGAGTATAACTATGCCGACGGCCTCGCGTTCTTCCTCACGGCCAATTATTCTTCTTTCGGTGGTACGCCTGTCTATTCCGAAGGTGGCTACCTCGGCCTCTTCTGCAATAGCACCATCATAAATTCCACAATTAACGCCGTGGCTGTGGAGTTCGATACCTTCTCCAACAAATGGGATCCCAGACGCGAACATCTCGGCATCGACGTCAATTCGATCAACTCCTCTGCGACCGTGTTGTGGAACGGCAGTGTCAACGAGGGCAGGCCGGCAAATGCACGGGTGAGTTACAACGCCAGCACCTATAACTTGAGTCTCTTCCTGACATACGAGAGAACAAATCTGTTACCCAGCAGTAACTACAGCCTACATTATATTGTGGATCTGCGAAAAGTCCTGCCGGAGAAGGTAGCAGTAGGCTTCTCGGCGACCACAGGCAACTTCACCGAGACGCACAGCATTCTCTCGTGGTCTTTCAGCTCGAATCTacagccaaagaagaagaaactgaCGGCTGGACTTGTTGCCAGTTTGGTTGTCGTCGGAGTGGTCGTCTTGATGCTTGTGTCGATGGTCTTGCTGTGGTTGTATAAGAAGATGGAGAACCATAGTGGGTCAGAAACAGATGCAGAGGACATGGACTATGATGAGACTATCGATCATGAGTTCGAAACCGAGAGAGGGCCAAAGAGGTTTCCTTACAGAGAGCTGGCCGCTGCAACACGGGACTTCTCCGAGGAGAGAAAGTTAGGGGAAGGAGGATCTGGGTTGGTCTACAAAGGTTACTTGAACCAACCGAAGCTTGATGTAGCCATCAAAAGGATATCCAAGGGATCGAAACAGGGAAGAAAGGAGTACATCTCCGAGGTCAAGGCCATCAGCCGGCTGAGGCATCGGAACCTTGTACAGCTGATCGGCTGGTGCCACAACCGCGGCGAGTTCTTGCTCGTCTATGAGTTCATGCCCAATGGAAGCCTCGACGCCTACCTCTACAGTACCAAGAAGCACCTCGAGTGGTCGGTGAGGCACAAGATTGTGTTGGGGTTGGCTTCCGCACTGTGTTACCTCCACGAGGAGTGGGAGCAGTGCGTGGTGCACCGCGACATCAAGACCAACAACATAATGTTGGATTCGGCATTGAATGCCAAGCTGGGAGATTTCGGCCTCGCCAGGCTAGTGGACCATGACAGTAACCTGCAGACGACGGATTTAGCAGGGACGAGGGGATACATGTCTCCTGAATACTTCTACACCGGCAAGGCCAGCAAAGAGTCGGATGTCTACGGCTTCGGAATCGTGGCGTTGGAGATCGCGTGCGGGAGAAGGACGATCGAGCCAATGGAGCACCCGAACAAGGTGAGGCTAGCCGAGTGGGTGTGGGAGCTCTACGGATGGCAAACCATCCTGAAAGCGGCGGACGAGAAGCTAAAAGGCGACTTCGACGAGAAGCAGATGGAGAGCTTGATGGTAGTAGGATTGTGGTGTGCTCATCCGGACTTCAACCTGCGGCCATCGATCAAGCAGGCGATCAGCGCACTGAATTCGGAGACACCATTGCCTGTGCTTCCTGCAAGCCGGCCGGTGCTGACGTACAGCGTGCTTTCCATGGACGACGCGTCGATTGCTACGGTATACAGTGTCAATGATTCACCTTCCGACCGTTGTACACATTCCTGCGAGCGAAGCTCGTCTCCAACTGGACTTTCAAAGTGA